The nucleotide sequence AGCCGAAAAGCGCCTCGGCGGATGCGAGAGGAGCGGGCGACGAAGAGGCTTTAGGCGAAGGCGCGGCTTCAGGAGAAATGCCGACGATGGAAGCCGCATCGGCGCGGGTGCAACTCGTGACGGAGACGCCGACGGCTGACGCAGCGACGATCGCCGCCGAGCCGATGCAGCCGACGGCGACGGAGTCGACGACGGCACGGCCGATGGCGGAAGATGCGGCATCGGCTGCACAGGAGATGCCGACTGTCGCGATTCCGCCAGTCGGAGAGCCGTCTGCCGAAGAAGCAGCTTCTGCCCCTGCCAAAGCCGCTGCACTCCCCGGCGCGAGCGCGATCATGAAAGGCATATCCGTCGAGCAGAATCTCCATGCGATGCTGGAATGCGGCGATTTCGCCAGTGCCTCGGCGTACCTTCATGCTGCGGCGCACTTCGCGCCGGATTTGTGGAAGCAGCTGAATCAGGAGCTTGCCTACGCGCTCTTTGCACCGCTGCAAAAAGTCCGTTACTCCTCCGATGTTCTCACGGACGTCTATTTCACGCAGAGCATGGGCGAACCGCATGAAGGATTGGCCGTCTCTGCCATGCTCTGGAACTTCTATCTCGATCATACGTCTTATGACTATGGGATGCAGAGCCTCCTCGGCACGGCGAAGAGCTTCGACTTGCTCAAGGAAGCCGCAGGACTCAGTGACGCGCTCTACACCCTCATGCAATTCAAGACGGAAGCGCAGAGCGGCGCGGACAAGTATGCCGACTACCGGCTTAAGGACAAGAGCCGCATGGAAGGACATTTGAAGGATCTGCAGACGAAGGCGCGGGAATATGAGGGTAGGTTCGTTCACGGTCATATCACGGAAACTGGCAGCAACCGCCGCTTCATCGAGACGCAGAAACTGATCTTCGCTCCCGACGGCAATCTTGCCAACGCCTTGCATTCTGTTGCTGAAGGGGAAAGGGAGATGTTCGATCTCGTCCGCGACTATGTCGCAGAAGCATTTCTGCAAGATCCCGAGGAGGGTGCTCCTCCTTTTGAAATGCAGAACGTCAGCATGGACAAGATCAATCGTCTGATCGACGACTGCTGGCACAGGGCGGGCAGTCTCGTCCTCCTCCAAAGGCGCTCGGACAGGCTCATCGGCAACTATCGCAGTTCCTTGCAGAAGCGCCTCGAAAAGATTGCCGTCCTGCTGACGCAGTGGGTGAAGTGCTCGGATGCGCTCGGCATTGACGAGATGAACAGTAGCCTGCCCGCCTACCGCAAGATGCACGGGAGGCTCCTCGAACAGCTGGAAAAGGCGCAGGAGTCCATCCAAGAGACAGCTCTTCCCGCGTGGGAGCGGCAGGTTCTTTCCCATACGATCGGCGAGATCGTGCGTCGTCTGCGCGGCGACTACGAGGAGAAGGAGCAGCGCTTCTTCTACGCCGACTTCCTGCGGACGCCGTACGTGCTGCTCGACGAGGACTTTTTGCCGCGTGTCACGCAGCCTGTCGGCGACCTCGAAAATTTCTTCCCCCTGCGGCGCATCGAGCAGCATTTTGCAGCGGAAAAGCCCGCCTTCGCCGTGCGCCTGCAGGAGATTCTCGATGGGAGCGACGACCTCGGCTCGGCTCGGCTCATCGTCTCGTATCTCGATGCGACAGGAGAGCCGCCCGCGCCCGAGGTGCGTGCCATGATCGAACGCATGGAGCCGGACAGCATCATCGCCCATGCTCGGCGCGTGAAGAAGGAATTCATCGAGAGCTTGGAGCTTGCACAGAGCTACGGGCAGATCGAATCGGCCATCGAGGACAAGAAGGAAAAGATCCTTGAGACGGTGGAAGTCTGGTTCGTGCGTTGTCAGGAAAACCTCGACTACGGCTTTTTTGCCGCCATCGTCGAGGCGTTCAAGAAGAAGATCGACGACGATGCAGAGCATCGCGGCAAGGCTCTTCGAACCGAGTTGGACAAGCTGCAGACGGCTCTGCCGCCCGCAGCTGACGAGGAGGAGAGCGAGCGCCGTGAGGCGAAGATCGAGAAGATCCGCCGCATGATCGACATCAAGAACTACACCGTAACTGAAGATATGCTGCACCGCTTCGGCGAGGATGCGGACGACTCGCCGCTCGAATCCCTGCAGACCGACGAACTGCGGGACTTCCTGCGTTTCTATGACAGCAGCTACAACAAGGTGTACGGGTCGAGCCGTACGCTGTCCTCTGTCGTGCACCTGCGCGGACGCAACAAGGAGACGCGCGGCGGCGAAGCGCTTCTCAACGCATGGCCGAAATCGGGCAGAGGCGCGAATCAGAGCGCCATGATCAAGGAGCTTCTGCGCGGCCTCGGCTTCTCCGTTGCCTCCGTAAAGGCGCTTTCGCCCATCGGCAAGACGGAAAACTACGAGGTGCTCCTCGAAGAAGCCGCAGGGGGGCGGCGCAACTACGCGCATCCCTTCGCTGCCTTCGGATCGAGGGCGACACAGACGCCGTTCCGCGTCATCTGCCTCTACGGCAAGTTCGACGCCGACGCATTGATCGACCGCTTCAAGGAGATCGGCACGGCAAAGCCCACGCTCGTCTTCCTCGACTATGCGCTGCAGAAGGATCAGCGCAACCGTCTGGCGCGCAAGACGAAGCTTGAGATCCCCGAATGCTGCTTCGCCGTCATCGACCGCGTGGTGATCGGCTATCTCGCGGAACACTATGCGGAGACGAAGATCAACCGCATGACGCTCTCCATCACGATGCCGTACGCCTTCTACCAGCCCTATATCCCGAATGCGGCGAATGCGATGCCGCCCGAGATGTTCATGGGGCGCAAGGAAGCGCTCGACAAGATCGTCAACCCGCAGGGCGAGAACATCGTCTACGGCGGCCGGCAGCTCGGAAAGTCAGCGCTCCTGCGCATGGCGGAGTACACGGTCAACCGCATGGGTGACGGCAGCCGCGCCCTGATGGTCGACGTCAAGAGCTGCAATGTCGAGGAGGCGGCGCTGCGCATATCGCGCGAGTTCGCCGACAGCAAGATCCTCGCGGCGGATTTTGAGACGCGCGATTGGACGGAACTGGCGCGCGCCATCCGCCTGCGCCTCAATGAAACGAGCGAGCGGATTCCCTACCTGCTGCTGCTCATCGACGAGGCCGACGCCTTCATCGAGAGCTGCAAGGCGGTCGATTACCGCCCCTTCGAAGAGCTCAAGAACATTCAGACCATCGGACAGGAGCGCTTCAAGTTCGTCATCGCCGGCCTGCGGAATGTCGTGCGCTTCGACAAGGAGGCGCTGAGCAAGAACAGCGTCCTCGCGCATCTGAAGTCGTACACCGTGCGCCCGTTCAGCGCCACGGAGGCGAGAGAGCTTCTCGAAGTCCCGCTCGCGTGCCTCGGCCTGCGCTTCTCCGAAGAGAAGCAGGCGCTCGTCTCGACGATCCTCGCGACGACAAATTACTTCCCGGGACTCATCCAGCTTTACTGCTACAAGCTGCTCGAAGCCATGAAGAAGGACTATGCGGGATATGAGGAGGCGAACACGCCGCCCTACGAGATCAACGAGAAACACATCAAGAAGGTTTTGGCGGAAGCCGATTTCATGCAGGACATCTACAACAAGTTCGACATCACCCTGCGCGTCGACGAGGACTGCTATTATCACATCCTCGCCATCCTCATGGCGGATCTCTACCACGACGGGGAGAATTCCGAGGGCTGCCTGCCCAAGGATCTTCTTAAACGCGGGAAGGACTACGGCATCAAGAAGATGGAAGTGCTTTCGCTTGAGAACGTGCACGCCCTGATGGAAGAGCTGCGCGAACTGAACATCTTCCGTCTGACGGCGGGCGGACGCTACCTCTTCGCACGCTACAACTTCTTCCAGCTCATGGGCAGCAAGGAGCATTTGGAGAACGAACTTCTCACCTATATGGAGGATTGACATGGAAAGGATCTGGTGGGGCAGCGTCCCCAATGCCACCCGCTACGTGCAGGAGATCGTCGACGCGGTTCGCGAGGAAAAGAGCATGGTTCTCGTGCTGGGGAAAGATGTCCCGTGGCGCGAATTTCTTCCCGTGCTCGTCGAAGAGCGCATCGCCTTCCTGCCCGACCGCTCGCTGAAGCGTCTCGCCTGCCCCGCCGAAGAGCCGGGCGCCTACCTTCTTGAGCATTACTGCATGGAAGAAAAGCGCCTCGCCTACCGCGCAGGCAAATCCCATGCGCAGTTCCTCGCCGAGGCGGAAGGGCTCGTGCTGCACAAGGCGATCGTGTGGATCGATATTCAGGATGCGGCCAAGGCGCGTGCGTGGACAGAATTCATCCACGCCTATTACGGCTTTGCGAAAAAGGGGGCGGCGACGCCCTCGTTCCTCCTCGCCTTCTCCGAGGACTTCGGCGTAGGACGCGGCTGCAAGGGCATCGTATATCACGCCTTTTCCGATGAGGTCAACGAATTCGACCGCTTCGCCTTCGCTACGCTGGCGGCGGCAGGCAGCGTCGGGCAGCGGCGCCTCAAGCCCTACCTCGCTACGCTCGCCGCCACCGTCTGCGCCGAGGATATGGAACTGTGCGCCGCCTGCAGCCGGCGCGGCATGGATTTCCTGCGCCACCCGCGCGAGACGCTCGAACGGATCGCCGAGGAAGAAGTGCGAAGCGACGGCAGTCCCTTCGCGCTCGACGCGCTCTATGAAGATCTGACGCGTCGGATCTGGAAGGCGCAGGTCAAGACCGTGTTCCCCGCCATCGAAGATCGGCGTCAAGCCTACATCGAAAAATGCCGCGACGCGCTTCGCACCATGAACCTCGTGCCCGAAGAGGTCGAAATCGGCGTACTCTCGCACAAGGCGGCAGTCGGGGAAATCAAGCTCCCGTCCGCGGATGTAGAAGAGCTCCTCCTGCTCAAGGAAGCGAGGAATCATCTCGCACATATCCGGGAAGTTCCCTTTGGCGTTGTGGAGAGGCTTGTATGATGGAATCACTGATAAATTCAGCCACCCATCTTCGCACATCTGCACTGTCCTCTCGTCGTCGCCAAATCCTCGACGTAGCACCGCTACGCCTGCGGTTTGTCTCCTTGCTGAGCCGTCCAAGAGCCAAGTCCGAAGGACGCAGGCGATTGGGCAACGGCTCGTATGCGAAAACGTCCCAAGAATGCAAGCGCGAAGCGCGTCGCATGATTGGCTGACGTTGACCGCTATAGATACAGCGCATCTGTGCAAATCTGGGCGACCTCATTTTATCAGCGCTTCCTTATAATTGTTTCAGTGACTGGCGAACCGTCGGTTCTCCTCCGTGTGAGGAGGTGATGTGCGTGACGCTTTATGAAAAGCTGTCGATCCTCATTGCAGCGCTTGCGCTGGCAGTGGACATCACTTTTCATCTGCTTGCTCTGTAAGTAGAAAAAAGAACCGCTGCGCGGTTGCGGCGGTTCTTCTTTCAAGACAAAAATCTTAACAGGAGAGACCGACGCACCCAAAACGCCAGTCACTCTTTCTTTTGTCATTATAGATTTTTCGTGCATGGATGTCAAGCGCGCCAGCGAAAGGCGCGCTCGGCATCCATTTTCTTTCAGCGAATCTTTCCGATTTGGTTCAGCAGCTGCCAACCTCGTCGAGCGCCTTGACCGCGCCCGTCTTCGTGAGGCTTACGGCTCTTCCTTCGCCGAGTCCTGTGAAGATGACGAGGCAGGCGTCGGACTTCGCATGCTCCTTGATGTAGGCGTCGTCGAAGGTCATGAGGCGGTCTCCCTTCTTGACCTTCTGGCCGCCTTCGACGAAGACCTCGAAGCCCTGCCCGCCGAGCGCGACGGTGTCGACGCCGATGTGCAGCAGATACTCCGTGCCGTCGGCGGTCTTCATGCCGATCGCGTGCTTCGTGTCGAAGACGAAGACGACTTCGCCGTCCTCGGGCGCGTAGACCGTTTCTTCCGTCGGGTAGACGAAGTAGCCGTCGCCCATCATCTTGCCCGCGAATGCCTCGTCGGGCGCTTCCTCGATCGGATGCACCTCGCCTGCGACAGGAGTGAAGAGCGTATGCGCGCTAGTTTCACCGGCAGACGCTTCCTGCGCGCCCGACTCCTGCGCCGAGGCGTTTTCCTCAGACACGTTTGTCGCAGAGGATTTTTCTGTGTCCTTTTCCGTCGGCTCTGCAGCGTCCGTCGCTTCCGGCTCGACGTCGGGCGCTGTTTCGAGGTACGTTTCAAGATTCGACTTGATGACGGCGACCTGCGGGCCGTAGATGACCTGCACGCCCGTGCCCTTGACGATGACGCCGACGGCGCCCGTCGCCTTCAGGAGCTTCTCGTTGACGAGCGAGGAATCTGCGACCGAGCAGCGAAGGCGCGTCGCGCAGCAGTCGACGGAAGTGATGTTCCTCTTGCTGCCGAGTCCGCGCGCGATCGCCGCGCTCTTGGCATCGGCTGCTCCTGCGCCGGACGCTGCCCCCGCCGCGCCTTGCTGTGCCTGGTAGTCAGCCTTCGAGTAGAGCTTCGTCTCCTCGTCGTCGTCCTCGCGGCCCGGCGTCTTGAAGTCGAAGTGGCGGATCATCCACGAGAAGATGAAGTAGTAGAGGAAAAAGTAGACGACGCCGACCGGGATGATATACATCCAGCCCGTCTTCGCCTCGCCCTGCAGGATGCCGAAGATGAAGAGATCGAGGAGGCCGCCCGAGAACGTCAGACCGACGGCGATGTTGAGGATGTGCGCGATCATGTAGGCGGCGCCTGCGAGCGCGACCTGCACGGCGAAGAGCGCGGGTGCGACGAAGAGGAAGGAGAACTCAATCGGCTCGGTGATGCCCGTGAGCATCGAGGTCAGAGCCGCCGAGAGCAGAAGGCCGCCCGCGACCTTCTGCTTTTCGGGACGCGCACAGCGGTACATGGCAAGCGCCGCGCCCGGCAGGCCGAAGATCATGAAGATGAACTCGCCCGAGAAGTAGCGCGTCGCATCCGAGCTGAAATGCGTGACATCGGGCGAAGCGAGCTGGGCGAAGAAGATGTTCTGACCGCCTTGGACGAGCTGGCCGTCGATCATCATCGAGCCGCCGACGCCCGTCTGCCAGAACGGCAGATAGAAGACGTGGTGCAGGCCGAAGGGGATCAGAGCGCGCTTGATGATGCCGAAGATCAGCGTGCCGATGTAGCCCGTGCCCGTCACGAGGCCGCCGAGCGCGAAGATGCCCTGCTGTGCGAGCGGCCAGACAAAGTACATGGCGATGCCGACGAAGAGGAAGACGATCGTCGAGATGATGGGCACGAAGCGTGAGCCACCGAAGAACGACAGCGCGTTCGGCAGCACGATCTTGTGGTACTTGTTGTGCAGCCAAGCGACGCCAATGCCGACGATGATGCCGCCGAAGACACCCATCTGAAACGACAGGATGCCGCAGCTCGGCGCAATCGTGCCTTCGAGCACCGTGGGCGCGATCGTGCCGTCCGCGAGGATCTGCCCGCCGATCTTCAGCATGGCGTTGCACGCCGTGTGCATGACGAAGAAGGCAATCATGGCAGAAAGCGCCGCGACTTCCTTCTCCGCCTTCGCCATGCCGATGGCGACGCCGACGGCGAAGATGATCGGCAGGTTGCCGAAGATCGTGCTGCCCGCGCTCGCCATGATGGAGAGAAGCGCGTGAAGCGGCGTTCCTGCACCGAGAAGGGCGGTAAGGCCGTACGTCTCGATGGTCGTGGCGTTCGTGAACGACGCGCCGAGACCTAAGAGTATGCCGGCGATCGGCAGGATGGCGACGGGCAGCATGAAGCTGCGCCCGACACGCTGGAGTACGCCGAAAATTTCGTCTTTCATGACAACGAAAACCTCCTTTCTGGGGAATTGCTGGATTCATCCATACCTCCCCGACCGAAGAAATATTACGTTTCGATTATACCGCAGCAGAAGGAATCTTGTAAAGGCGCAGGGCGATAAATGAGAATATTGTCAACGATTTCTCTCTTTGTATAAATCCCGATAAATTCAATGGGAAAAGTGTTGACTTTTTGTCTTTTATTTACTATAATGAGAATCAATAAAAGTAACTGCCTATCAGATAAAGGAGATGACGATCATGCGTGAAGCAGGACATACCTTTTTGGCGAGAATGGGGAAGACGAAGCTGCGCCCGGGCGGCATCGACGCGACGAACTGGCTCTTGGAGAAGGCGAAGATTCAGCCGTCGTCCAAAGTTCTTGAAGTTGCGTGCAACATGGGGACGACGATGATCCTCGTCGCCGAGCGGTACGGCTGCGAAGTCGTCGGCATAGACCTCGATGAGGCGGCGCTCGAAAAAGCGCGTGAAAATATCAAGAAAAAGAAGCTCGAAGACAAGCTCTCCGTCGTCAGCGGCAGCGCTTTCGCGCTTCCCTTCGAGGATGCGAGCTTCGATGTCGTCATCAACGAGGCGATGCTCACGATGCTCATCGGTGCGGACAAGGGGCGCGCACTCAAGGAGTATTCGCGCGTCCTGAAGCCCGGCGGCGTCCTTCTGACGCACGACGTCGTCTTCCGCGAGGAAGACCCGAAGGTGCAGCACGAGCTTATGGCCGGGCTTTCCAAAGCGATCAACGTCCACGTCGAGCCGCTGACGCTTGCGGGATGGAAGGAAACGATCGAGAAGCATGCCTTCCGTACGGAGCAGAAGCACGGCGATATGACGCTCCTCGACCCGCCGGGCATCCTGCACGATGAGGGCGCGAAGGGCGCGCTGAAGATCATGACGAACGCCATGAAGAAGGAGAACCGCGACATGTTCACGACGATGTTCGACTTCTTCCACGACCACGCCGCCCAGCTCGGCTATGTGGCAAACTTCAGCACGCGGGTATAGTCGGCGCGCGATCATACAGCTAAAAAGCGGGGCTGCTGCACGTCCATTTCGTGCAGCAGCCCCGCTTTTCTATTTGCAGGACGCGCTGAATCAATAATTCTTCTTGAGCTGTTCAAAATACGCCTGCGGATGGGCGCAGACGGGACAGACCTGCGGCGCCTGCGGCGATTCGCAGACGTAGCCGCAGTTGCGGCACTGCCAGATGATCTTCTCATCCTTCTTGAAGACCTTCTCATCCTTGACGTTTGCGAGCAGCAGTCGATAGCGCTCCTCGTGCTCCTTCTCGATCTTTGCGACGGCCTCGAAGAGATTCGCGATCTTCGTGAAGCCCTCTTCCCTTGCGACCTTGGCAAACTCGGGATACATCGACGTCCATTCCTCGTGCTCGCCGTCAGCGGCCGCCTCAAGGTTCTCCGCTGTCGTGCCGATGCCCGCGACGAGCTTGAACCAGATCTTCGCATGCTCCTTCTCGTTGCCCGAAGTCTCCGTGAAAAGCGCCGAGATTTGCTCGAAGCCGTCCTTCTTCGCACGCGATGCATAGTAGCCATACTTCGTATAGGCCTGCGACTCACCGGCAAATGCCGCCCAAAGATTCTTTTCGGTCTGTGAACCCTTCAATTCCATGGCAATTCCTCCTCATAGAATAGTTCGTAGATATGGATTTTCCTGTATCATAACACTGACGGCAAATACCGTCAATCCCTATTTGTTTAATATGAATGATTCTCGTTTGCCTTATTTTGTTGCACAGGCTACCTTTGGACGCAGGCGCATGGAAAAGCTCCTGATTCATCCATAAAAAGAAGCCGCACCGAAAAATCTCTTCGATGCAGCTCCTTTTTTATCGTTCGGGTGCAGATCCCGCGTCAGTGGATCTCAATCTGCTTGCGCTGAGGCTCGCCCGCTGCTTTCGGCAGCTTCACCTGCAGCACGCCGTCCTTGAATTCCGCGTGGATGTTCGCTTCGTCGATGCCGTCGATGTAGAACGAGCGGCTGACCTCGCCCGTGTGGCGCTCGCGGCGGATGTAGTTGCCCGCCTCATCCTTCTCGTCCTTCGACTCGTCGCGCGAGGCGGCAACGGTCAGATAGCCGTTCTCATAGTGCAGAGCGACATCCTCCTTCTTCATGCCCGGCAGATCGGCGGTCAGCTCGTAATGATCGTCCATCTCCTTGACGTCCACCTTGAAGGCGGCAGCGCCCCAGTTCGCGGCGGGAAAGCCGTCGCGGAAGAAAGAGTCGCGCATCGCGTCGAAGAGTGCGAACGGATTCGCGCTGCTGCGCTCCGCGAGATCATGACGTCCGGCAAAAGGTACCAGTCCAAACATAGCAATCAACTCCTTGAAATTCATGCGGCGGCACGGCTCTCTGTGCCGTCGTTCATTGTTTTCATTACCGAAGGTATTCTTTGCTCACCTTCCGATTCTTATTATACGCATAAAAGTCAAAAAGTCAATAGGTCAAAAAGAAAAAGTTTTACCGTCGCTTATCCCTGCGAATACACGCTGATTTCCACGAGATTACCGTCGGGATCGCGCAGATAGATACTGTCGATGTGCCCTTTTGCGCCTGTGCGCTCGACGATGCCGAGTTCGATGGGTGCGCCCTTCGCCTCAAGCTCGCGCCGGATGTCGTCAATCGAGCCGTCAGCAATCAGACAGAGGTCAAGACTGCCACAGGTCGGATGCTTTGCGGCAGGCTGGAACTCGCCCTTTTGCACATGGATGTTGAACTTCGCATTGCCGAAATGTAGCGCATGGCGGCCGTCCCTTTCGCGATGCTCCATGCCGAGCACGCCTTCGTAGAAGGCAAGGCATTGTTCGAGATCCTGCGTCGTGATAACGATGTGGTCGATGTGCTTGATGTTCATTCGATCTTCTCCCTTCTGTCAGATGAATTACTTATATTTATTCTATCATAGAGTCTTATCGAAGGGAATATCTGTCGCTTTACATTTAGAAGAATGGCGAAGCCATGAAAATCCCTGTATTTTCTATCCTCCTTGATAATCCCGCAAGGTTCTCTCACAATCTAATGAATAAATGATATTTATGGAATTGTGTATAAAATGTATTTGCGCGAAAATTCCCGTTATAGTATGCTTAGAATGTAGGATGTAACACGGACATGCGGCTGCCGCAGGAAAGCGGGCAGCGCAGACGGGAGGTTTTCCAATGACCAAGGCAGAGTGGCAGGGATTCAACGGCGGACTTTGGCAGGAGGAGATCAATGTTCGCGACTTCGTGCAGAGGAACTACACGCCCTATGACGGCGCAGAAGATTTCCTCGCCGCGCCGACGGAGGCGACAAACCGCCTCTGGCAGAAGCTGCAGGAGCTGCAGCGTGCCGAGCGCCGGAAGGGCGGCGTGCTCGACATGGACACGGACATCGTCTCGGGACTGACCTCGCACGGCGCGGGATATATCGACGAATCGCTCAAAGATCTGGAACGAATCGTCGGCCTGCAGACGGACAAGCCGTTGAAGCGTGCCTTCATGCCCTACGGCGGCATCAAGATGGCGGAAGAGTCGTGCAGGAACTACGGCTACGAACCGAGCGAGCGTCTGCACGAAATCTTCACGAAGTACCACAAGACGCACAACCAGGCGGTCTTCGACGCCTACACGCCGGAGATTCGCCGCGCGCGCCACAGCCACATCATCACGGGGCTGCCCGACACCTATGGCCGCGGGCGCATCGTCGGCGACTACCGCCGCGTCGCGCTCTACGGCATCGACCGCCTCATCGAGGCGAAGAAGGCCGACCATGCGGAAATCGGTTCGGACGGCGTCATGTCCGACGACGTCATCCGCCTGCGCGAGGAAGTGGCCGAGCAGATCCGTGCGCTCGGCGGCATGAAGGAGATGGCGGCGATCTACGGCTTCGACATCTCGCGTCCAGCTCGGACGGCGCAGGAGGCCGTGCAGTGGCTCTACTTCGGCTACCTCGCCGCCATCAAGACGCAGAACGGCGCGGCGATGAGCGTCGGGCGCATCTCGACCTTCCTCGACATCTACATCGAGCGCGACATGAAGGAAGGCAGGCTCACGGAAGCTGAAGCGCAGGAGCTGATCGATCACCTCGTCATGAAGTTCCGCATGGTGAAGTTCGCGCGCATCACGAGCTACAACGAGCTGTTCTCGGGCGATCCCGTTTGGGCGACCCTCGAAGTCGCGGGCATCGGCATGGACGGGCGCTCCATGGTCACGAAGAACGATTTCCGCTTCCTGCACACGCTTGAAAACATGGGTCCTGCGCCCGAGCCGAACCTCACGGTGCTCTACTCCGAGGCTCTGCCTGAATCGTTCAAGCGCTATGCGGCGAAGATCTCCATCGACACGAGTTCCATCCAGTACGAGAACGACGATGTGATGAAGCCTGCGTGGGGTGACGACTATTCGATCTGCTGCTGCGTCTCCGCCACGCAGACGGGCAAGGAAATGCAGTTCTTCGGCGCGCGCGCCAACCTCGCGAAGTGCCTGCTCTACGCCATCAACGGCGGCATCGACGAGAAGACGGGCGAGCAGATAGCGCCGGCTTTCGCGCCCGTGCGCGCGGACGTGCTTGACTATGACGATGTGCTGGCGAAGTTCAGCCGCATGATGGAATGGCTCGCCTCCGTCTATGTGAACGCGCTGAACCTCATCCAGTACATGCACGACAAATATTATTACGAAGCGGCGGAAATGGCGCTCATCGACACCGACGTGCGCCGCACCTTCGCGACGGGCATCGCGGGCTTCTCGCACGTCGTCGATTCGCTCGCCGCCATCAAGTATGCGCGCGTGCGTCCCGTCTACAGCGAACGCGGCTACGTCGTCGACTACGAGGTCGAGGGCGACTTCCCGCGCTACGGCAACGACGACGACCGCGCCGACGACATCGCGCGCTGGCTCCTCAAAACCTTCATCGAGAAGGTTCGTGCCCGCCACACCTACCGCAACTCCGAGCCGACGACCTCGATCCTCACGATCACCTCGAACGTCGTCTACGGCAAGTATACGGGCGCCATGCCCGACGGAAGGAAGGCATGGACACCGCTCGCGCCCGGCGCAAATCCGAGCTACGGTGCGGAAAAGTCGGGGCTGCTCGCCTCCTTGAACTCCGTCACGAAGCTGCCCTACGAGTGGGCGCTCGACGGCATCTCCAACACGCAGAGCATGACGCCCGAATCGCTCGGACACACGGAAGAGGAGCGCATCGATCAGCTCGTGCGCGTGCTCGACGGCTACTTCACGCAGGGAGCGCACCACCTCAACGTCAACGTCTTCGACCGCGCGAAATTGCTCGACGCCGTCGACCACCCCGAGAAGGAAGAATATCAGAACTTCACGATCCGCGTCTCGGGCTACGCCGTGAAGTTCATCAGCCTCACGCGCGAGCAGCAGCTGGACGTCATCGCACGCACCTTCCATGAGGCCATGTGACGGCGTGCCGCTCGGCCGCATCCGCTCCGTCGAGAGCTTTGGCTCGGTCGACGGCCCCGGCCTTCGCTACATCGTCTTTCTCGCGGGCTGCCGCCTGCGCTGCCTCTACTGCCACAACCCCGAGACATGGGGCGCTGCGGGGGCGGAGGAGAAGAGCGCCGAAGCCGTGCTCGCCGCCGCGCTGCGCTTTCGCCCTTATTGGAAGGGCGGCGGCGGCATCACCGTCTCGGGCGGCGAACCGCTCGTGCAGGCGGACTTCGTCGCGGGGCTTTTCCGCCTCGCAAAAGAGGCGGGCGTCTCCACCTGCCTTGACACGGCGGGCGAACCCTTCTCACGCACGGACGACGCCGTCCTTCGCGCCATCGCCGCAAGCGACCTCGTGCTTCTCGACATCAAGCACATCGATCCCGAGAAGCACGAAGCGCTCACGGGCAGGCGAAACGAGAATATCCTAGACTTCGCACGCTATCTGGCCAAAGAAAAGAAGCCCGTATGGCTGCGCCACGTCCTCGTGCCCGGCCTTAC is from Selenomonas sputigena ATCC 35185 and encodes:
- a CDS encoding SAM-dependent methyltransferase, producing MREAGHTFLARMGKTKLRPGGIDATNWLLEKAKIQPSSKVLEVACNMGTTMILVAERYGCEVVGIDLDEAALEKARENIKKKKLEDKLSVVSGSAFALPFEDASFDVVINEAMLTMLIGADKGRALKEYSRVLKPGGVLLTHDVVFREEDPKVQHELMAGLSKAINVHVEPLTLAGWKETIEKHAFRTEQKHGDMTLLDPPGILHDEGAKGALKIMTNAMKKENRDMFTTMFDFFHDHAAQLGYVANFSTRV
- a CDS encoding PTS transporter subunit IIABC, with the translated sequence MKDEIFGVLQRVGRSFMLPVAILPIAGILLGLGASFTNATTIETYGLTALLGAGTPLHALLSIMASAGSTIFGNLPIIFAVGVAIGMAKAEKEVAALSAMIAFFVMHTACNAMLKIGGQILADGTIAPTVLEGTIAPSCGILSFQMGVFGGIIVGIGVAWLHNKYHKIVLPNALSFFGGSRFVPIISTIVFLFVGIAMYFVWPLAQQGIFALGGLVTGTGYIGTLIFGIIKRALIPFGLHHVFYLPFWQTGVGGSMMIDGQLVQGGQNIFFAQLASPDVTHFSSDATRYFSGEFIFMIFGLPGAALAMYRCARPEKQKVAGGLLLSAALTSMLTGITEPIEFSFLFVAPALFAVQVALAGAAYMIAHILNIAVGLTFSGGLLDLFIFGILQGEAKTGWMYIIPVGVVYFFLYYFIFSWMIRHFDFKTPGREDDDEETKLYSKADYQAQQGAAGAASGAGAADAKSAAIARGLGSKRNITSVDCCATRLRCSVADSSLVNEKLLKATGAVGVIVKGTGVQVIYGPQVAVIKSNLETYLETAPDVEPEATDAAEPTEKDTEKSSATNVSEENASAQESGAQEASAGETSAHTLFTPVAGEVHPIEEAPDEAFAGKMMGDGYFVYPTEETVYAPEDGEVVFVFDTKHAIGMKTADGTEYLLHIGVDTVALGGQGFEVFVEGGQKVKKGDRLMTFDDAYIKEHAKSDACLVIFTGLGEGRAVSLTKTGAVKALDEVGSC
- a CDS encoding VOC family protein, encoding MNIKHIDHIVITTQDLEQCLAFYEGVLGMEHRERDGRHALHFGNAKFNIHVQKGEFQPAAKHPTCGSLDLCLIADGSIDDIRRELEAKGAPIELGIVERTGAKGHIDSIYLRDPDGNLVEISVYSQG
- the rbr gene encoding rubrerythrin encodes the protein MELKGSQTEKNLWAAFAGESQAYTKYGYYASRAKKDGFEQISALFTETSGNEKEHAKIWFKLVAGIGTTAENLEAAADGEHEEWTSMYPEFAKVAREEGFTKIANLFEAVAKIEKEHEERYRLLLANVKDEKVFKKDEKIIWQCRNCGYVCESPQAPQVCPVCAHPQAYFEQLKKNY
- a CDS encoding Hsp20/alpha crystallin family protein, coding for MFGLVPFAGRHDLAERSSANPFALFDAMRDSFFRDGFPAANWGAAAFKVDVKEMDDHYELTADLPGMKKEDVALHYENGYLTVAASRDESKDEKDEAGNYIRRERHTGEVSRSFYIDGIDEANIHAEFKDGVLQVKLPKAAGEPQRKQIEIH